A single genomic interval of Helianthus annuus cultivar XRQ/B chromosome 13, HanXRQr2.0-SUNRISE, whole genome shotgun sequence harbors:
- the LOC110900648 gene encoding uncharacterized protein LOC110900648: protein MAMREYYCYKFQIRSTDNVLLFGGRLLQQFVVDVYIKIETSRLEFCERNQAKIRAELYQGIVDCVNTGEVHANRVGKRIVLPASFIGGPRDMRRRFLDAMTLVQDDGKPDVFLTMRCNPKWPEICDNLHVGQTATDRPDLVSRVFRAKLEDLKDQLFKKHVLEEVKAYVYVIEFQKRGLPHAHFLLIMYPQHKINNADHYDKVVCAEIPNKLTHPRLHEMVVKHMIHGPCGNLRSSSPCMQGDPKICRFHYPRQFNKQTTQGEDSYPLYRRRDTGIEVDLRGQTLDNRWVVPYNPRLLMMFNCHMNVEVCSSIKSVKYLFKYVYKGHEKQVIQVDQSEPGVVINEIKRFQDARYISPPEAMWRIFSFSLSQIFPAVLALQLHLPNNQMVRFRDDELMPNIVDRERDKRTMLTAFFEINRNDETARVHLYKDFPKHFTWNGSTRRWSRRFGKKQRGCIVSANPAKGERYYLRLLLSNVRGPTSFEHLCIVNGQQCATFRKAALELGLIEDDEYLSQCLEEASTFQFPNALRRLFATIMIFCQPGDIRKLWNDHFDSLSEDHRLHCQSIERVQNMVLTEISVLVQSMGKNFNEFDLPKITDDVNLQDAGYRELQEEYGIVLEPEHLSAKDSLNSDQKNMFDEIMMHVDNDLPGVFFIDGPGGTGKTFLYIALLTEIRSRGLIALATASSGAAANNMPGGRTAHSRFKIPLNLENNSMCNIKKQSGATKLIRSAKIIIWDEASMAKRQAIEAVDRTFQDIIGVSLPFGGKIMVMGGDFRQVLPVIKCGTRAQIVDSSVRMSPLWSLTKKMRLTINMRALKDPWFSKFLLRVGDGTEEPIEGNYIRIPDDMTIQCNNRENAIKELIHAIFPSIEDNVYSSDYIISRAILSTKNDSVDEINNQMIEIFQGEEKVYYSFDEAEDDQRNFYPVEFLNSLNVSGLPPHKLRLKIGCPIILLRNIDPSHGLCNGTRLICKGFMRNVIDAEIAVGQHAGKRVFFAKNPSNPF from the coding sequence ATGGCTATGCGAGAGTACTACTGTTACAAGTTCCAGATTCGATCTACCGATAATGTGCTTTTGTTCGGTGGTAGGCTGCTACAGCAGTTTGTGGTTGATGTTTACATCAAAATTGAGACGTCACGCTTAGAATTTTGTGAGAGAAACCAAGCTAAGATTCGGGCCGAATTGTACCAAGGTATTGTGGATTGCGTCAATACTGGTGAGGTTCATGCAAACAGAGTCGGGAAAAGAATTGTGTTGCCTGCATCTTTCATCGGGGGGCCTCGCGACATGCGACGTCGGTTTCTAGACGCGATGACGTTAGTTCAAGATGACGGCAAGCCTGATGTATTCCTTACAATGAGATGTAATCCTAAGTGGCCTGAGATATGTGATAACTTACATGTTGGTCAAACTGCTACAGATCGTCCAGACCTTGTTTCAAGAGTGTTCCGGGCTAAATTAGAAGATCTTAAGGATCAACTCTTCAAGAAACATGTCCTCGAGGAAGTTAAGGCATACGTCTATGTCATTGAATTTCAAAAGCGGGGTTTGCCGCACGCACATTTTCTCCTAATCATGTACCCGCAACACAAGATCAATAACGCGGACCATTATGATAAGGTTGTGTGTGCTGAAATTCCTAACAAACTAACACATCCCAGATTGCATGAGATGGTTGTCAAGCACATGATTCACGGTCCTTGTGGCAATTTACGATCAAGCAGTCCTTGTATGCAGGGTGATCCTAAAATTTGTCGTTTTCACTATCCTAGACAATTTAACAAACAGACGACACAAGGAGAAGATTCGTATCCGTTGTATCGAAGGAGAGACACCGGGATAGAAGTGGACCTACGAGGACAAACACTTGATAATAGATGGGTGGTCCCATATAACCCAAGGCTTTTGATGATGTTTAACTGCCACATGAATGTTGAAGTTTGCTCAAGTATAAAATCTGTGAAATATCTTTTCAAATATGTTTATAAAGGACATGAGAAACAGGTTATTCAAGTCGATCAAAGTGAGCCAGGGGTTGTTATTAATGAGATAAAAAGATTTCAAGATGCACGCTACATATCGCCCCCAGAGGCTATGTGGCGCATTTTTTCCTTCTctctttctcaaatctttcctGCTGTTCTAGCCTTACAACTTCATCTCCCAAATAATCAGATGGTTAGATTTAGAGATGATGAGTTGATGCCTAATATTGTTGATAGGGAAAGGGATAAGAGAACCATGCTAACAGCATTTTTTGAGATAAATAGAAACGATGAAACAGCAAGGGTACATttgtataaagattttccaaaacACTTTACGTGGAATGGAAGCACACGCCGTTGGAGTCGTCGTTTCGGTAAAAAACAAAGAGGTTGTATCGTTTCCGCTAATCCAGCCAAAGGAGAAAGGTACTACTTACGCCTACTTTTGTCAAATGTCAGAGGGCCTACTTCTTTTGAACATCTTTGCATAGTTAATGGTCAACAGTGTGCGACATTTCGGAAAGCAGCTCTTGAGTTAGGCTTAATAGAAGACGATGAATATCTATCACAATGTCTTGAAGAAGCCTCTACGTTTCAGTTTCCCAATGCTCTTAGAAGGTTATTTGCGACCATAATGATTTTTTGCCAACCTGGAGATATTCGAAAGTTATGGAATGACCACTTTGATTCATTGTCTGAAGATCATCGGTTACACTGTCAAAGTATAGAACGAGTTCAAAATATGGTTCTTACCGAAATTAGTGTCTTGGTACAATCCATGGGTAAAAATTTCAATGAGTTCGACCTTCCTAAGATAACAGACGATGTTAACTTACAAGATGCAGGTTATCGTGAGTTACAAGAAGAGTATGGGATTGTTTTGGAACCTGAACACTTGAGTGCCAAAGATTCACTTAATTCGGACCAAAAAAACATGTTTGATGAGATCATGATGCATGTTGATAATGATCTTCCAGGCGTGTTCTTTATTGATGGTCCAGGTGGAACTGGAAAAACATTTTTGTACATTGCCTTGCTAACTGAAATTCGGTCACGTGGTCTTATTGCCCTCGCAACAGCTTCATCAGGTGCAGCGGCTAATAATATGCCAGGAGGTAGAACGGCTCACTCGAGATTCAAGATTCCTCTTAATCTTGAAAATAATTCAATGTGCAATATCAAAAAACAGAGTGGGGCCACTAAACTGATTCGGTCTGCCAAAATAATCATATGGGATGAAGCGTCGATGGCTAAACGACAGGCGATAGAGGCAGTCGATCGTACATTCCAAGACATTATAGGTGTTAGTCTCCCATTTGGTGGAAAGATAATGGTTATGGGAGGTGACTTCAGACAAGTGTTGCCGGTTATTAAATGTGGCACTCGAGCACAGATTGTAGACTCCAGCGTACGAATGTCACCTCTTTGGTCTTTGACTAAGAAGATGCGGTTGACCATAAATATGAGAGCGCTAAAAGATCCATGGTTTTCTAAATTTCTTTTAAGAGTCGGCGATGGAACTGAAGAACCAATCGAAGGAAACTATATCCGCATACCCGATGACATGACAATTCAGTGCAACAACAGAGAAAACGCTATAAAAGAATTGATCCATGCCATCTTTCCATCAATTGAAGATAATGTATATTCTTCAGATTATATAATCTCTAGAGCAATATTGTCCACTAAAAATGATAGTGTTGACGAGATTAATAATCAAATGATTGaaatttttcaaggggaggaaaAAGTTTATTACAGTTTTGATGAAGCTGAAGACGATCAGCGCAACTTCTATCCGGTCGAGTTTTTAAACTCGCTAAATGTTAGTGGTTTGCCGCCTCATAAGCTTCGTTTAAAAATTGGATGCCCAATAATATTGTTACGTAATATCGATCCATCACATGGCCTGTGTAATGGCACGCGATTGATATGTAAGGGTTTCATGCGAAATGTTATTGATGCGGAAATTGCAGTCGGTCAACATGCCGGCAAAAGAGTTTTTTTTGCCAAGAATCCCTCTAACCCTTTCTGA